In the genome of Lathyrus oleraceus cultivar Zhongwan6 chromosome 4, CAAS_Psat_ZW6_1.0, whole genome shotgun sequence, the window ACTTGTTAAGGCGGTGTAGTTGAGCTATAAAATGAAataattttcaaaataaaatgtTTGAATTTGAAGGCATGGTGGTTTATGAGGTGTAATAATAACAACGTTTGCATGCAAATTTTGATATATATATTTATTCCTATCTATCAAGACTTATCTTTCACTTTAAGAATTGGACAAATAATTTGACCCAAATAAATGTGTGATTGGTTTCAATTGGACCGAATGGAACCAATTGGTAGAACTGGTCACCACTTGCAAATGCAATGCATGGATGCTTAGAGGTCACTGGTCAGTCCAGTGATGGCAATTGGTCCAGATCCACTGTGAAACACTGCAACTAGATAACCAACAAATAACATAACTTCTTCAACTTGTCTTCTACTCTCTACATTTCCCTAATTTTACTTCATCTTTTGGATTCATCATACTCATCAAATAACCAACAACATTATGGTTGGACTAAGACTCTGCAACATTGATTTCATTAGGAGGGAAGTTTTGTGGTAAATTAGGAGGGAAACCTAGAAAACTCCGCGTTAACGTTTGTTTTTATGTTTGATGTTATTCATTCACACATCTGTCTGCTGCAGCAGATAGCAGACTTTGAATATCAAACCAAACAAGGCGTGACTTGACCGAGTTACTTCAATTCAGCCCAATGTGAGTTGCTTTCATCACGCGCTTCGCAGTGAACTCAATCAATGAATCACATGCTTTTCAGTGACCATtgttcattcattcattcatgcaTGCAGACAAATTCCAAAGGTCTTGCTAATGACACTTGTTTGAAATTGTAATATTAAATTATTAAACTAAGGTTGACTTCATGGTTTGGTTTACCTTCAATAAAATTATTGGCTCAAGTTATATACATCAAGATCAAGATGGATAGATAAATGATTATCACTTCAACAAGCATGAGCCTCTACACTATCATCATCCATGACATAATACTATTGACATGAATGAATAAAATTAAAAGGGTGAGTCCAATAGGTAAATATATTTCTAAAATAAAAGGTATTTCAAACCCGCAAATTATGAAGAGTACCGTCTTAGTTTTTGTTCCATTTCTACCTTGTCGGCGGAACCTTCAAGTTCACAAGAAATAGTGTAGTTTGATTGTATGCAATTGAAGTCTTGAGTTTGATGTATTCACAATTTGAAATGTGTAGAGCGAGTTTATCAACATCAATCAGCAACCTCTATTTAGTATTAGCCCCATGCCATAGAACACGCGTAGTTGACAACCAGTTTTCCATCAAAACCGAAATTCTGAAAAATCAGGGTGGCCCATAAAGAGAAAAGAAATAGCACAACAGCATGTGATAAATAAACAGTATAGTTAGGCTGTCTAGAGGATATAAAACAAGAAATTAGAATCATGAATATGCTTGAGAGAAGGTTTGGATTAAGAAAACGGAAAGTTTTTGCTGGCAATGATTTGAAAAAGCTAGACTTTTGTACTAAGCATATTGACATATAAGGAAATGATAAATTAGCATAAGCATCTCCTATGAAGTTATGGTTTGTGGATAAAATAAGGGGAAGAGATATAATAACGACTTTGAATATGATAATGCTGTAATATTATTGATAGTATTAGTAACATGATACAAAAGACTAAATACTAAATCATAGTCATCGAAATACAAGACTCTTAATCTTAAGAGATAGTCTAATATTAGAAACTAATTCTATGAGATAAACTAAGATACTCAAACATAATACAAATATATTCTAAGGTATTTTCTAATATTCTAAAAATATTACTTGAAACCAGACACTTGATAATTCTGTGACCATTATAGCTGACAATGTCAACATTCTGCCACAAACTAGTTCATATATGTCATTTACGGGATGGCTTGAGGAACATGACTTGTGGCTTACAAAAACCAGCAAGCTTTAATGACGTACCAGCTCTAAGACTAGTTGAACAACAAGGAAAACTATACTTCGGTTCTATTACTGTTTCTGAAATTTAGATTTCTTTCTGACTTGCAAGATTAGTTAACATGAAGAATTTTATGACCTCCACTACAAGTGATTTAAAATAATAGATTCTACCTCTTGAGTAAAACTTCTTAAGGAACTGTGATTACATGCGCTTTCAGTTAATTAGATTCTATCATCGACATGAAATAATACATCTGCTGAAGCATTGTGATAGGGACTTAGGTATTATAGGGTGTCCAAGTCCCACACCACATCGAGTAGCGTGAGATGCTAGGTGTGTATTGATGTGGCTTGGCTCTTCCTCTATGATAGCTACTAACTTTTAAGGGAAAGTTACCCAAGTATTTGGATATTTATCAATTGGTACAAGAGCTAGTTGTCAGCGGCTCGGAAATGGCTACCTACATAGGGGCCGCCGGCGGGAAAGGCCAAAGCATCGTAGAGTGCAGCTGCCGTATCTTAGGGGCGGAGCTATGATAAGGACTTGGGTACTATGGGGTGCCAAAGTCCCACATCGAGTAGTATGAGATGCCTGTAGGACCATTAAAGTGGCTTGGTACTTCCCCCTAGTAAGTAATAGCATATTAGTCACAGTAGAGAACCTCAACAACTACCATACTACTCTAGGTCTCTAGCAATTCTCCGTCCCCCCAAAACAGCAAGAAAATGCATGTCATATACTCCCTTCGTCCCTCAATATTTGTTGCATTTTGATTAATTCACATAGATGAGAATGATAATTTTACAAAAATAATTTGTAGAATGTAATCTGAAAGTCACCTTGCCTATTTCTTCATCAAGTAGGTCTAGGTCAAGGAATAGCTTGAAATCAAAATAAGAAAATGGAAGGGAAAAGTAACGGATATTGGATTTCCTTACTTTTTTCACTTTTTGATGTTGAAACTTGAAACTGCCTTACGGGCTAAAATGTCTGTTATCTATTTTTTACAAAACAAGAAGATAGCCACAAAAAAAGGTTAAGGTAGATTCTAAATGTACTAATTAAAGTTTACAAAACAAATAGATAGCCCCAAAAAGGCCTAAATCTACCAGTTTTCCACAACAAAGATCAAAAGAAGTATTATCACGATGTGATTCATAACTGCAGAACCAGAAATAGCGATATGCATCATTTACATTCAACAAAAATATTTAAAAGCGATGGAAAAGGAATCCAGTAGTTTCTTACATTATACAAATCAACTACCAGTTCATCGGGGTTTGGTGAAAAAGCACTGTTGACATATACAAACTGCAAAACAAGAAAACAAAAAACTGAGAATGCAGAGCCTTTAAAGAACCAGATGGTGGTAGAGTATATAGTAATTGTTTACCAATGTCTCCCTGTGGAGCTGTCTGCGAAGAAACTCTATCACTTTAGCAAATTTATCAGTTCCAGCTATCTGTCATTTCAAATATATATGTGTAAAGAGTGGTTTAGCACTTCAAGATTTAAGAATACTTATCAAACATAGGATTAGACTCAATAAATTCATGCGAACATCCCTCAATATAATGACTTTCAGACTTTAGTTTAAAACCTTGAGTTTTTATTCGTGCACCCCAAACCCACAATTTCCATACGTGAGATTCCAAAATCCTCTATGAAGCATGGACACAGACAATGACACCGGAGCGACATCGACATTCACATGTCGACACTGAGACGTGTCATAGGCTTAATTTGTACTACAACATTGACCAAGGCAGGTATCATAGGCTTAATTTGTCGACATGATTCCATTTTACTTTTTAAGCCATAAGCAACCACATTAAGCAAAGGCATGACTGATTTCCTACATCAAACCAATCCTAGCCAAAGCAAGCATGAAAAACCTATAAAACTTAAAAATCCAAATATAACGAACAGTCTCGATCCACTTTTACCTAACTGAGCAATCTTCATCTATAGTCTTTCAACATTTAGCATGTGTTTGCAAACCCTAACTTATGTGGTGGTAACGCATGTAGAACTCAAAGCTACACCCACTAGAGTTCAATGTTCTCAATTGCAGAAAATAGTAGTTTTGTACAAATTCCGCAATTCTACATTGCTATAGCCACTGTTTAACAACACGTTGAACTAAACATTGCATCACAAAACAATAGAGACTTTTTTCAAATCCTGATATTATTCTACAGCACCAAATTATCACACGCGGTTATTTATTGATAAAGGGGATTAAATTAACGTTTTTTAATGATGAAATTTGAAGAAATAAAAAACCCATTATCACAAAAGATCACACCTTGAATTTGGATTGTTTGAGAATCGGAGCATCCCCGGTGGCTCTGAGATGAACAACGACTGCACAAAAAAACAGAGAGAAACTAAATCAATTTGAAAAGGAGAAAATAAAAATTGGGGTGATTGATGAAAAAGAACAAACCTTTACGAATAGAAGTAGGAGATTCAGCAGCCATGGTACTAAGTTGTGAAAATACTGAAGAACTTTCAAACCCTTTTTTCTTCTCTCTGGTGTGGTGTGGATCCTTCTTTTCTTCGAGTAGTTATTTAAAATTTGCTGTAATATATATACGTCGTTATTGTTTTTTTTAGAAATTGTGTTCTTTTTTTTTTACTATTTGATTTGATGTTTTAAAGAGTAAAGATAGTTtctattaatttttttattattatttctagTTATTTATTTATAGTAGAGAGATATGTGAAATTAAATAATTAAGATTTTTTAAACAATAAATAACAAagttttttttttagtttttttgGTTTAATTGCTTTTGGTCTCTATTTTTagttgttttttttttaattttaatgttcttattttaatatttaatttattgatctctcaattttattttattttgaattttaagTTCCACTTCATTTAGATCTTAATTTTTATGATGTGGCAATTAAATTAATGATGTGGTGGCATACATGAATTTCCACTTcatttataattattttttattgtaataataataataatataaattattatatttattaaaacaaataaataaaacCAAAGTTTTAATAATTTTTATGAAAGAATAAATTGATTAAACTATTATATAtaaatttttaataaatttatgAATTAAATTAGCATTTATATTATGTATAATTTGCAAAATAAAATTTGAGTCAAGAGATGCCAAATGTTAAAAGTATTTTTGGTAATTCAAGTGAGTGATGTAATCGGTTAATACGGGGGGTGTAATCGCTTACCGCAAGACAAATGTCACTTTTGAACTGAAGAAATAGGGAAAACTTTGTGGGTGTAATCGATTAACTTATGCATGTAACCGATACCACTGAAAGGAAAATTAATTTTGTGTCAGTTTTAATCGGTCACAAGTTTAGTATAGTAGGTTATAGGTCCGAGTTTTCTGTTTTTCAGTTATGTTATTGTGTGAATTGTGTCTCAATCACTTTTGAATTGTTTGTATAAATGTCTTTGAGGCATCCTCATCATAGTTGATGAATAAAATATTTGCACCCttaattctctctctctctctctctctctctctctctctctctctctctctctctctctctctctctctctctctccattATTAATTAATCTTGTGGTTCCAAGTTctaacatttggcatcaagagcctGGTTTTGATCCATAAACACCTAGTGTGCAACATGAATTTTGTCTCCAATGAAAGAACCCTTCTAAACCTACCCATCCTTGATGCGAAGAATTACGACAAATGGTGCAAACAAATGAAAGTCTTATTTGGTTACCAAGATGGTCTTGAAGTGACAAGAACGGGGTGAATCCTCTTGTTGAAGGTGCAACGGAAGCACAACGAGCAACGCATAAAGAAAAGAATAAGAAAGATTCAAGATGTTGTTTTTGATCCATCAATGTATTGGTGGTGACAACTTTGAGAAAATTGGTGATTGTGAATCATCAAAGCAAGCGTGGGAAATCTTAGAGAAGGAATATGCAAGGGCTGACAATGCGAAggtggtgaggttacaaactcacaagcGTTAACTTGAATTGATTCAAATGGCAGAAAAGGAGACAATCAATGATTTCACAACAAGAATCACTCGATTACAAAATCAAGTGAAGGCATCTGGAGAAACAGCCAATGATCAGTATGTTATCGCGGAAATCTTACATTCTTTAACGCTAAGATTTGACAATGTAGTTATAGCGATTGAGGAATTGGGGGATCTTGCAACGATGAGCAAAGAGGGGTTGCAAATCTCTCTTGACACTCATGAGCATAGGATGGAAGAGTGAAATAATGATGAGACAAAGGTGGAGAGAACTTGTTGTAACTAGTTAACATGGGGTTGTAACCAGTTATAGCAAGGCAAATATCAATTATGAGCTGAAGAAACAGGGAAAACTTTATGGTTGTAATCGGTGAACATCTACATGTAATTGGTTACCACTGAAAGGAGAATTTGTTAGTGAATTGTTAAAAGTATTATACCCACTAAAGTTAAAGTATATTTTGTAATTTAAGTGTTATAATTGGTTAATGTGAGTGCATATTCCGTTACGTTCCGTTAGAagtgttttgtatgatgtcaaaactaggattCTTTAGCGTTTATGTACATTGGACGGTATCCTCATATTCTCTATGTGCATTTTAGCCTTAGGAAGCATACAAGTCTTTGGAAACATCTTTGAAAAGTTCGCATGCATGAAAAGtcaatttttatgaaaaattGTTGGTCATGTCGACACATGCATAtgataggtcgacacatacgtAAGCAGGTCGGCCTATAATAAAATTTTCTAGGCTATAGGTCGACACATCCTTGTTATAGGTCGACACACATACTGCAGTATTAAAGCCTATAGCTTATGTTTCATGTGTTGATTTCATGGGTCAATACATATGAGGCACATGACATTGATAGGTCGACACATGATCTTTAACAGGTCGACCTATGCCTCgaataggtcgacacatgacttaaACAGGTCAACCAATATAATGATTTTttgcatattttcatattttctCAAAGATCATTGTATTCCTTTTTACTTTCATCCACCCATGCATATatatacttcatacatgcatcattctctagtaaggtttctagagtgagtaaaacctacatgaatccaggatttcaaagtATCCCATAATCTTTAATTCAATTTATGCATACATgcaatcaaactacacataatcattttttgattgggtgtcatctagattaggattgataacgtccaattaggtttgGTGTACCGAGAATATTAGGTTGAGATAtttgagggattcaaatcaaAAAATCGAGGTGGGTTTTTCCTTCAAGATCCTTAGGGTTTTAAGGGtttggacaagattgtgcaattcagatccgatcgagtgaaagccttgggacTAGGTGTGTCGTGCAATGGAGTAGCGTGAAACGGTGGATCGTGTTGACAAAccttgggttcaacaagtgtgtGCTTGGGATTAGTTCAGTCGAGTGAAAGCCTTAAGACAGGGGGGtcgtgcaaggaagtagcaacaacaggtgaattgaagcggcattgttggtgtcttgatcaatctttgatcaaggtttttggaggtgctagagtcaagaacaaacttagggtttgtggaatttgatttctcatctcttatatacatacatttgcaaagtaagatttatttataataatatctcaattcgaattcggATTGAGGGCAAACATACAcatagcgaggtcgattggggaactgcctaaacaaatcctcgtatattctctctctctctctctctctctctctctctctctctctctctcttttatttttcgattcgcaaattgttgattactttgatctcttgatcaatATTGTTTGGATAATGATTTTTGAATCATTTAGTAAATTTGTGTTTTTGTTGTAATCACATACCATTTGGTAgtgattggatttctaagaaCTACAAACCTATACAAACATCCAAACCTTGTTAATCGCACACAAAGTGTTCGACAATTTGTTTCAACTGTTTTTCTTTGTGTTGctatcattggagatagacttttactaTAGTAGAGTATTCAATCTGTTGTTTAAAGTATTGATAATcaacttgtggattattatcataccattgaCACTTTTACGCATATTTGGGCTTTTCAATAAtaggttcggttagacgatttttgatTCGGGatatatttgaaacttgcttcgCGCAATAAACTTTTCTAAGTCAAATTTTTGGATAAATTTTTAACTTGGATCTATTCATCCCCTCTAGATCTAGGCCGATTGTCTAACAGTTAACATGGGGGTGTAACCAGTTACAGCAAGGCAAATATCACTTTTGAGCTGAAGAAACAGGGAAAACTTTATGGTCGTAGAACTGTTGTTGAGAAGGCATAGTGGTTGGAGAATTGACTAGAACTTGGACGCCTATCCTAGGGGGAATGGATCTTAAGGTGTGGACGTGAGGATTCGTGCGAAGGCGTCGATCGCATGGGCGATATTATGATAAGTAGTTGATCTAGTTGCTTTGAAATCTA includes:
- the LOC127076285 gene encoding ubiquitin-like protein ATG12 isoform X1, with the translated sequence MAAESPTSIRKVVVHLRATGDAPILKQSKFKIAGTDKFAKVIEFLRRQLHRETLFVYVNSAFSPNPDELVVDLYNNFGFDGKLVVNYACSMAWG
- the LOC127076285 gene encoding ubiquitin-like protein ATG12 isoform X2 — translated: MAAESPTSIRKVVVHLRATGDAPILKQSKFKIAGTDKFAKVIEFLRRQLHRETLFVYVNSAFSPNPDELVVDLYNITDILARKAVSSFNIKK